The Roseovarius sp. EL26 genome has a window encoding:
- a CDS encoding efflux RND transporter periplasmic adaptor subunit gives MRIFPIIAAFIASVLVYLFIFQRDSLSGGAESTPATDENVVTSEPSQDAAEDANAVRVIAVKSIAREIDSALVIRGQTEADREVELQSETSGQVISNPLRKGAFVTAGDVLCELDPATREANLAEAIARLAEAKTRIPEAKARQKEAEAQLSEAMINNNASEKLSEGGYASDVRLAQTRAAVSSAEALVEAAASGVGAAQSGIQSAEASVAAAEKEIERLRISAPFDGLLESDTAELGSLLLPGGACATVIQLDPIKLVGFVPETEISRITLGADARARMATGDDVTGQVSFLSRSADQITRTFRVEIQVPNPDLILRDGQTTEIRISAEGNQAHLLPQSALTLNDAGVLGVRIVGPQNTAKFVPVVLLKDTNQGIWLAGLPDTAEVIIIGQEYIIDGVPVLPTYQELGQ, from the coding sequence ATGCGGATTTTTCCTATTATTGCGGCCTTTATTGCGTCCGTGCTTGTGTATTTGTTCATTTTTCAGCGCGACTCCCTTTCGGGTGGCGCTGAAAGCACGCCTGCCACAGACGAAAACGTGGTTACGTCAGAACCGTCTCAGGACGCAGCGGAAGATGCCAATGCGGTTCGTGTCATCGCGGTGAAATCAATTGCGCGTGAAATCGACAGCGCACTCGTGATCCGGGGACAGACCGAAGCCGACCGCGAAGTTGAATTGCAGTCTGAAACCTCAGGACAGGTCATTTCAAACCCTTTGCGCAAAGGCGCATTTGTAACTGCAGGCGATGTGTTGTGCGAGCTTGATCCGGCAACGCGAGAAGCCAACTTAGCCGAAGCCATAGCCCGCCTGGCCGAAGCTAAGACGCGCATCCCAGAAGCCAAAGCGCGACAAAAAGAAGCCGAAGCTCAACTGTCTGAGGCTATGATCAACAATAATGCCTCTGAAAAACTATCAGAAGGTGGCTATGCCTCCGATGTACGGCTAGCACAAACCCGTGCCGCCGTCAGCTCTGCCGAAGCTTTGGTAGAGGCCGCTGCCTCTGGCGTAGGGGCAGCCCAGTCCGGCATTCAGTCCGCTGAGGCTTCAGTTGCCGCCGCTGAGAAAGAAATTGAGCGCCTACGGATCAGCGCGCCCTTTGATGGCCTGCTCGAATCCGACACCGCTGAATTGGGCAGCTTGCTATTGCCCGGTGGGGCCTGTGCCACAGTGATTCAACTGGACCCAATCAAGCTGGTTGGGTTTGTTCCAGAAACCGAAATCAGTCGCATTACACTGGGCGCCGACGCTCGGGCGCGGATGGCCACCGGTGACGACGTCACCGGCCAAGTCTCGTTTCTGTCACGCAGTGCGGATCAGATCACCCGCACCTTCCGTGTTGAAATTCAGGTTCCAAACCCTGATCTGATCCTGCGCGACGGACAAACCACCGAGATCCGCATCTCAGCAGAAGGCAATCAAGCGCACCTTCTGCCGCAATCCGCCCTGACGTTGAACGATGCCGGTGTCTTGGGCGTCCGTATTGTAGGCCCCCAGAATACTGCCAAATTTGTCCCTGTTGTGTTGCTGAAAGATACCAACCAAGGCATCTGGCTGGCCGGACTGCCCGACACTGCCGAGGTAATCATCATTGGGCAGGAATATATCATTGACGGCGTTCCGGTCCTGCCGACCTATCAGGAGCTGGGCCAATGA
- a CDS encoding efflux RND transporter permease subunit gives MTGLVDWAASRARMVVAFIVLSIMAGTLAYVSLPKEGEPDIEIPALFVSVIFPGISAEDSEKLLVKVMETELSDLDGLKEMTGTAAENYAGVALEFEFGWDKTKILADVRDAMNAAEADFPDGAEKYTVNEINFSEFPIIIVNLSGAVPERTMARLAKDLQDKLEGLEPVLEAGIAGNRDEMVEVLIDPLRLEAYNVTATELISVVRNNNQLIAAGEVESEQGTFSVKIPSSFDEPKDVYDLPIKTNGDRVVTLGDLATISLTFEDRQGTARFNGENSVALQVVKRKGFNIIDTSALIRETVDEARREWPEELQAVIDVGASNDQSRIVASMVKQLEGSVLTAIALVMIVTLAALGIRPALLVGFAIPTSFLLCFALLAIMGVAVSNMVMFGLILAVGMLVDGAIVVVEYADKRIDEGSGPMHAYVEAAKRMFWPVVSSTATTLCAFLPMLFWPGIPGQFMGMLPVTLIFVLSASLLVALVYLPVMGGVTGRIERWFDTYIRQVADMSWKWHLVIFPATIAGFFLATTMVPLLFGTVSLQFSAMDMGRILASVIPTLTGAFLTLLGAMVFVAVGFISLIGMMLGFMAVFRRFVRYIKWTFRRFFPLEERAIESGYHRTPFGRFIHMIAGNPVAPLLAFCAIFVLVGSVLIFYIGNNRGTEFFVETEPENALVYVRARGNLSLDQKDDLLQQAEEIVLNHPHVESAFAFAGDGGLNNNTGGASPPRDTVGQIQFELIPWDKRPTIRETWFTIPLFGWEIKRQLTDPAANGTRTVAELTTELEKIHGIKVEILTLEQGPASAKPVHLRIKGDNWEALQSFTKSARAKFEETEGLALIEDTLPLPRIDWQIDVDVEQAGRYGTDVATVGAMVQLITRGILLGNMRTDSSDEEIDIRVRLPEEFRVLSTLDTLKLRTADGLVPLSNFVSRQPVPGIAQVDRIDQTRFFDVKAAVENGLTKSITAEDGTVSETPINPNERIAMLTEWLESGVVPPGIIVEWTGDAEDQEESGEFLQKAFLGALGLMFIILLAQFNSVYNAVLVLLAVVLSTTGVLIGMLVMNQPFSIIMTGTGIVALAGIVVNNNIVLIDTYQEYSRYMPRIEAITRTAEARIRPVLLTTITTMAGLTPMMFGLSLNFADGGYSFNSPTALWWKQLATAVVFGLGIATVLTLIFTPAMLALRIWIGTYLIWLARMAAKMSQGTASRAAQDWALTHAAKRVPAPEILWDDTRAHGSGAWTTQAQETGSDAKADVQASDPTSGKPLRAAE, from the coding sequence ATGACCGGATTGGTCGATTGGGCCGCAAGCCGCGCACGAATGGTCGTAGCCTTTATCGTGCTCTCCATTATGGCGGGCACATTGGCTTATGTGAGCTTACCAAAAGAAGGTGAGCCAGATATCGAAATTCCAGCTCTTTTTGTGTCTGTCATCTTCCCAGGCATCTCTGCTGAAGACAGCGAGAAGCTGCTCGTCAAAGTGATGGAGACCGAACTAAGCGACCTAGACGGCCTCAAGGAAATGACAGGTACCGCCGCAGAAAACTATGCGGGTGTAGCGCTCGAGTTTGAATTCGGCTGGGATAAAACCAAAATCCTAGCGGATGTGCGTGATGCTATGAACGCCGCTGAGGCGGATTTCCCTGATGGGGCAGAAAAATACACCGTCAACGAAATCAATTTTAGTGAATTTCCAATCATTATTGTCAACCTATCCGGTGCTGTGCCCGAACGTACGATGGCGCGATTGGCCAAAGATCTGCAGGATAAGTTGGAAGGATTGGAGCCTGTTCTTGAAGCTGGGATCGCGGGCAATCGCGACGAAATGGTCGAAGTGCTCATCGACCCATTGCGATTGGAGGCCTACAACGTCACCGCGACAGAGCTGATCTCAGTTGTGCGCAACAACAACCAGTTGATTGCTGCGGGCGAGGTGGAGAGCGAACAGGGGACATTTTCCGTCAAAATCCCGTCGTCCTTTGACGAGCCGAAAGATGTTTATGACCTGCCAATCAAAACCAACGGGGACCGCGTCGTCACATTGGGGGATCTGGCCACAATCAGCCTGACATTCGAAGATCGCCAAGGCACCGCGCGCTTCAACGGTGAAAACTCAGTTGCCCTGCAAGTGGTCAAACGCAAGGGTTTCAACATCATCGACACCTCAGCCCTGATCCGCGAAACCGTCGACGAGGCCCGAAGAGAATGGCCCGAAGAATTGCAGGCGGTAATCGATGTTGGCGCTTCGAATGATCAATCCCGTATCGTGGCATCGATGGTCAAACAACTTGAAGGGTCGGTTCTTACCGCGATTGCGCTGGTGATGATCGTCACGCTGGCGGCGCTCGGCATTCGCCCTGCCCTGCTGGTGGGTTTTGCGATTCCTACCTCGTTCCTTTTGTGCTTCGCCCTGCTAGCGATCATGGGCGTGGCCGTTTCAAATATGGTGATGTTCGGATTAATTTTGGCCGTAGGTATGTTGGTGGACGGCGCGATTGTTGTGGTGGAATATGCCGACAAACGCATTGATGAAGGCTCTGGCCCGATGCACGCCTATGTCGAGGCCGCCAAGCGCATGTTCTGGCCTGTGGTCAGCTCGACCGCCACAACCCTCTGTGCCTTCCTGCCGATGCTGTTCTGGCCCGGTATCCCGGGGCAGTTTATGGGCATGTTGCCTGTCACGTTGATCTTTGTCCTGTCCGCGTCGCTGCTGGTAGCCTTGGTCTATTTACCTGTTATGGGTGGCGTGACCGGCCGTATTGAACGTTGGTTCGACACGTACATCAGGCAGGTCGCCGATATGTCCTGGAAATGGCATCTAGTCATCTTTCCGGCGACCATCGCCGGGTTCTTCCTTGCGACGACCATGGTGCCCTTGCTGTTCGGTACTGTCTCGCTTCAGTTTTCAGCGATGGACATGGGGCGCATTCTTGCCTCGGTCATCCCGACCTTGACAGGTGCCTTCCTGACGCTGTTGGGTGCGATGGTTTTTGTTGCGGTCGGATTTATCAGCTTGATCGGGATGATGTTGGGGTTCATGGCTGTGTTTCGCAGGTTTGTTCGCTACATCAAATGGACCTTCCGCCGCTTCTTTCCGCTTGAAGAGCGCGCCATTGAATCCGGTTACCACCGCACGCCTTTCGGGCGTTTCATCCACATGATCGCAGGCAACCCGGTTGCCCCCCTACTGGCCTTCTGCGCGATCTTTGTATTGGTTGGCAGTGTTCTGATCTTCTACATCGGTAACAACCGCGGCACTGAGTTCTTTGTCGAAACCGAGCCGGAAAATGCGCTGGTCTACGTCCGCGCGCGTGGTAACCTGTCGTTGGATCAAAAAGACGACCTACTTCAACAAGCTGAAGAAATTGTCCTAAATCACCCCCATGTCGAAAGCGCCTTTGCCTTTGCCGGGGATGGCGGCCTCAACAACAACACTGGTGGCGCTTCGCCTCCACGCGATACGGTCGGTCAGATTCAGTTTGAACTGATCCCTTGGGATAAGCGTCCCACTATACGCGAAACATGGTTCACCATTCCGCTATTTGGGTGGGAAATTAAACGCCAACTGACGGACCCAGCGGCCAATGGCACACGTACTGTGGCAGAGCTGACCACCGAACTGGAGAAAATCCATGGAATCAAAGTTGAAATTCTGACGCTTGAACAAGGCCCGGCTTCAGCCAAACCGGTGCATCTACGGATCAAGGGCGATAATTGGGAAGCATTGCAGTCCTTTACTAAGTCCGCTCGCGCCAAATTTGAAGAAACCGAAGGCCTGGCCCTGATCGAGGATACCCTTCCGCTACCCCGGATCGACTGGCAGATCGACGTCGATGTGGAACAGGCCGGGCGGTATGGCACGGATGTCGCCACTGTCGGCGCCATGGTCCAACTGATCACACGGGGTATTTTGCTGGGTAACATGCGCACCGACAGCAGCGATGAGGAGATTGACATCCGAGTGCGCCTTCCCGAGGAATTCCGCGTTCTTTCAACCCTCGACACGCTAAAACTGCGCACCGCAGACGGGCTTGTCCCACTTAGCAATTTTGTCTCGCGCCAGCCGGTTCCGGGCATTGCCCAGGTCGACCGGATTGATCAGACACGGTTCTTTGATGTGAAAGCTGCGGTCGAAAATGGGCTGACCAAATCCATCACCGCCGAAGATGGCACCGTCAGCGAAACCCCCATCAATCCCAATGAGCGAATTGCGATGCTGACCGAGTGGCTCGAAAGCGGTGTTGTTCCGCCCGGTATCATCGTTGAGTGGACCGGCGATGCCGAGGATCAAGAAGAATCCGGAGAGTTTCTTCAAAAGGCATTCCTTGGTGCATTGGGCTTGATGTTCATCATTCTGCTGGCACAGTTCAACAGCGTTTATAATGCCGTGCTCGTCTTGCTGGCCGTGGTATTGTCGACCACCGGGGTTCTGATCGGCATGCTGGTAATGAACCAACCGTTTTCGATCATCATGACCGGAACTGGTATCGTGGCCTTAGCTGGGATTGTGGTGAACAACAACATTGTTCTCATTGATACTTATCAGGAGTATTCACGCTACATGCCCCGTATCGAGGCTATCACCCGCACCGCAGAGGCGCGTATTCGTCCCGTTCTATTAACTACAATTACCACAATGGCAGGCCTCACCCCGATGATGTTTGGTCTCAGCCTGAACTTTGCTGATGGTGGTTACAGTTTCAACAGCCCCACCGCCCTGTGGTGGAAGCAGTTGGCCACCGCCGTGGTCTTTGGGTTGGGCATTGCGACGGTTCTGACATTGATCTTTACCCCCGCCATGTTGGCATTGCGAATCTGGATCGGCACTTACCTGATATGGCTGGCCCGAATGGCCGCCAAGATGTCACAAGGTACTGCCAGCCGGGCTGCGCAAGACTGGGCGCTGACCCATGCTGCCAAGCGCGTGCCCGCACCTGAAATCCTGTGGGATGATACCAGAGCTCACGGATCCGGTGCTTGGACCACACAAGCACAAGAGACTGGGTCAGATGCAAAGGCAGATGTGCAAGCAAGTGACCCTACATCGGGCAAACCTTTGCGCGCGGCAGAGTAG
- a CDS encoding nuclear transport factor 2 family protein, producing the protein MSNAIEIALNYIEASNRSDMEAITSMMNPSTTYSSQNTGLYLGDEQIMAMQAAFHADFVSLHWDISELQEIRPGVVQFAFTMSGTKQTGEQISVAGQETVIVYNNCLQHIEVKSITIPSEPNQ; encoded by the coding sequence ATGTCGAACGCCATTGAGATTGCATTGAATTATATCGAGGCTTCCAATCGTAGTGATATGGAGGCCATCACATCTATGATGAACCCCAGCACCACCTACAGTTCTCAAAATACGGGGCTGTATCTGGGAGATGAGCAGATCATGGCCATGCAGGCCGCATTTCATGCAGATTTTGTGTCACTGCACTGGGACATATCAGAACTCCAAGAGATCCGCCCCGGTGTAGTACAATTTGCCTTTACCATGTCTGGTACAAAGCAGACAGGTGAGCAGATCTCAGTGGCCGGCCAAGAGACAGTCATTGTCTACAATAACTGTCTGCAACACATTGAGGTAAAATCAATAACTATCCCCAGCGAACCAAACCAATGA
- a CDS encoding LysR family transcriptional regulator produces the protein MSPRLDIDALKTLCAIADHGGITRASDHLALSQSAVSHKIKRLEQNIDCTLLTRRAGAPLLSSEGLRLLGYARRILALHDEALLSFSKKPLTGKIRLGMTEDVTSSDLSRILGRYTRLHPNVAVRSRVRQSLILQEELRQGEIDLAIMQVFSHQLKPQDVVLFEDKMHWVKATDVVISDKKPIPFLAYDAQCFYRQWVMDSERMFYPGVEEVLECASSAGIASAVKSGLGVALLPGRYLSKEMQIMESPFPPAPDITYIVRVAQQSRSKPVTALAREIVENVSFYPTLQVA, from the coding sequence ATGAGCCCGCGTCTAGATATCGACGCCCTGAAAACTCTCTGCGCCATCGCGGATCATGGCGGTATAACCCGCGCGTCAGACCATCTTGCGCTGTCGCAATCAGCGGTCAGCCATAAAATCAAACGTCTTGAGCAAAACATTGATTGCACTCTGCTCACGCGCCGCGCCGGTGCGCCGTTGCTCAGCAGCGAGGGGCTGCGCCTGCTAGGATACGCCCGTCGAATTCTCGCCCTACATGATGAAGCATTGTTAAGCTTTAGCAAGAAACCGTTAACCGGGAAAATCAGGCTAGGCATGACCGAGGATGTGACCAGCAGCGATCTATCGCGGATCCTTGGTCGCTACACCCGGCTTCATCCCAATGTTGCCGTCCGCTCGCGTGTTAGGCAAAGCCTGATCCTGCAAGAAGAGCTGCGGCAGGGCGAAATCGACCTCGCCATCATGCAGGTTTTCAGCCATCAGTTAAAACCGCAGGATGTCGTCCTTTTTGAGGATAAGATGCACTGGGTCAAAGCGACGGATGTTGTTATCTCGGACAAAAAACCAATTCCTTTTCTGGCTTATGACGCGCAATGTTTTTACCGCCAATGGGTGATGGATTCGGAGCGAATGTTTTATCCTGGGGTTGAGGAGGTTCTAGAGTGCGCCAGCTCTGCCGGGATTGCCTCGGCCGTGAAATCGGGACTTGGGGTTGCCTTGTTGCCCGGGCGCTATCTGTCTAAAGAGATGCAAATAATGGAATCCCCTTTTCCACCAGCCCCCGATATCACCTATATCGTGCGTGTTGCCCAGCAATCCCGATCCAAGCCAGTGACTGCACTGGCTCGGGAAATCGTTGAAAACGTTAGCTTCTATCCCACTCTGCAAGTCGCTTGA
- a CDS encoding DUF5665 domain-containing protein — MNNKDLYQELQQIGRELERFNRHRFLRIQNSFPRLMLFNLARGMAFGLGTVLGASVVLSVFVWSLSQVEFVPIIGDWAAQILEQVNIQQPE; from the coding sequence ATGAATAATAAAGACCTGTACCAGGAATTGCAGCAAATAGGGCGCGAGCTGGAACGTTTCAACAGGCACAGATTCCTTCGAATTCAAAATTCATTTCCCAGATTGATGCTCTTCAATTTGGCGCGTGGCATGGCCTTTGGTCTGGGTACGGTTTTGGGGGCCTCAGTTGTTTTGTCTGTCTTCGTTTGGTCGTTAAGCCAAGTCGAATTTGTCCCGATTATCGGAGATTGGGCTGCGCAAATTCTGGAACAGGTCAACATTCAGCAACCCGAATAA
- a CDS encoding antibiotic biosynthesis monooxygenase produces the protein MPNIKKSNSYQTVITTFEMTPGTCQDLLDELTAAYDAFISKQPGFIAAGLHVNDAQTRIANYSQWERREDFQAMLRSDEMRVHNRKFNALCKSFEPVMYDVAATFN, from the coding sequence ATGCCCAACATCAAGAAATCCAACAGCTACCAGACGGTTATCACAACTTTTGAAATGACGCCGGGCACCTGTCAGGATCTTCTCGATGAACTGACGGCAGCCTATGATGCGTTCATATCAAAACAACCGGGGTTCATTGCCGCGGGTCTGCATGTGAATGATGCACAAACCCGGATTGCGAATTATTCCCAATGGGAACGACGTGAAGATTTTCAGGCTATGCTGCGCAGTGATGAGATGCGTGTGCACAATCGCAAGTTCAACGCACTTTGCAAAAGCTTCGAACCTGTGATGTATGATGTAGCTGCGACATTTAACTGA
- a CDS encoding glycosyl hydrolase family 28-related protein — MNKAVTDGITFMPPQFSDGLDVWSSEDGTAGSATYQGALNAIYTPSDQDFGGALEMQKTQGVQKLRYMGQTPILPGCYLRIKAKIKAITGNLPNVRIAAWAGGAGDAHVSGLTEVGPEVSLTTYGQVVEISAIVGTGQRSGVDMPWGLGPIYGHFGLDLTGPNDGIVRIDGIEIEDVTSAFLRDMLSTVDVRDFGAVGDGVTDDHAAFEAADAAANGREVLISAGVHYLGDSVTFQSPVKIEGTVTMPVDKIFAMVQNFDLPDYIRVFGSNEEALRKAFQALLNNVAHETLDLGGLRFDISGPIDMQAAVSNRTVFSQRRVIRNGQISVKPSSKWDTEVLTSQATYSANNAKKLTGVANVASIPVGSLVEGNGVGREVYVAEKNIAAQEITLNLPLYDAGGTQVFTFRRFKYILDFSGFEELGKFTVSDVEFQCSGRCSAVLLPQNAKAFTFKDCFFTRPKNRGITSFANGDQGMLIDQCQFLSDEAPLAAVDRISIGLNANANDVKLRDNRATYFRHFAVLAGSSSIITGNHYFQGDGRQNSPRTAGLVLTRTNNRATIVGNYIDNNFIEWANEHDATPDFSSEFSFSSLNVSDNVFIVSHVAPWFTFMMVKPYGPGHFINGLNVNGNSFRIIGDNINRVESLDTSFAALDFDRVQNVTFANNTYSNVTIPSVNPAVIAHTEASPTQTWVIDANDKLPFGANAQRVDSFVLTQPLLDGAGGSYHGVPYVQVKQGPDKDQVHLQWEKPLRGAALVHIRIDDAL, encoded by the coding sequence ATGAACAAGGCAGTTACCGATGGCATTACTTTCATGCCGCCTCAATTCTCGGATGGGCTGGATGTGTGGTCCAGCGAGGACGGCACTGCGGGGTCGGCGACGTATCAGGGAGCATTGAACGCGATCTATACACCATCAGATCAGGATTTTGGTGGCGCGCTGGAAATGCAAAAGACCCAAGGCGTGCAAAAATTGCGTTACATGGGACAGACGCCGATCCTGCCAGGGTGCTATTTACGGATCAAGGCGAAGATTAAGGCTATTACCGGTAACCTGCCGAATGTTAGAATTGCAGCCTGGGCGGGGGGCGCTGGTGATGCGCATGTTTCTGGCCTGACTGAAGTGGGGCCCGAGGTCAGCCTGACGACCTACGGCCAAGTGGTAGAGATCAGTGCGATCGTGGGTACAGGTCAACGCAGTGGGGTTGATATGCCTTGGGGGCTAGGGCCGATTTATGGCCATTTCGGATTAGACCTGACCGGACCTAACGACGGCATCGTTCGGATTGATGGCATCGAGATCGAAGATGTTACCAGTGCATTTCTTCGCGATATGTTGAGCACGGTTGATGTGCGTGATTTTGGCGCCGTGGGCGATGGGGTGACTGACGACCATGCGGCGTTTGAGGCTGCTGATGCCGCTGCGAATGGGCGTGAGGTGCTGATTTCCGCAGGGGTGCATTACCTAGGAGACAGTGTGACTTTCCAGTCTCCGGTCAAAATCGAAGGCACGGTTACGATGCCTGTCGATAAGATTTTTGCGATGGTGCAAAATTTTGATTTGCCCGACTATATCCGGGTTTTCGGCAGTAACGAAGAGGCTCTAAGAAAAGCGTTTCAGGCGCTGTTGAACAATGTCGCGCATGAGACCTTGGATTTGGGGGGGTTACGGTTCGATATTTCCGGACCAATCGATATGCAGGCAGCCGTTTCCAACAGAACCGTATTTTCGCAAAGAAGGGTCATTCGAAACGGCCAGATCAGCGTCAAGCCATCTTCAAAGTGGGATACAGAAGTCTTAACCTCGCAGGCGACATATAGCGCAAACAATGCGAAAAAACTGACTGGTGTAGCTAATGTGGCCAGCATCCCTGTTGGATCTCTGGTGGAAGGCAACGGTGTTGGGCGTGAAGTATATGTCGCTGAAAAAAACATTGCAGCGCAGGAGATTACACTGAATTTGCCATTGTATGACGCGGGCGGCACGCAGGTGTTCACATTCCGGCGGTTTAAATACATCCTTGACTTTAGTGGATTTGAAGAGCTTGGAAAGTTTACCGTCTCAGATGTCGAATTTCAGTGCTCAGGGCGCTGTAGTGCGGTGCTTTTGCCACAAAACGCCAAAGCGTTTACGTTTAAAGACTGTTTTTTCACGCGTCCAAAAAATCGTGGTATCACCAGTTTTGCCAATGGGGATCAGGGCATGTTGATTGATCAATGTCAGTTCTTGTCCGATGAGGCACCACTTGCAGCCGTCGATAGGATATCGATCGGGCTGAACGCCAATGCAAATGATGTAAAGTTACGGGACAACCGGGCGACTTATTTTCGACATTTTGCAGTTCTTGCAGGCTCAAGTTCAATCATCACGGGCAATCATTATTTTCAGGGGGATGGGCGACAGAACTCGCCTAGAACGGCGGGACTTGTCCTGACCCGAACCAACAACCGTGCGACAATTGTGGGAAACTACATTGATAACAATTTTATCGAATGGGCTAATGAACATGATGCCACCCCAGACTTTTCTAGCGAGTTTTCGTTCAGTTCCCTAAATGTCAGTGATAATGTGTTCATTGTGAGCCATGTCGCACCTTGGTTCACGTTTATGATGGTCAAGCCTTATGGGCCTGGGCACTTTATTAATGGGTTGAATGTTAACGGGAATTCGTTCCGAATTATTGGTGACAACATCAACCGTGTCGAAAGCCTCGATACGAGCTTTGCGGCACTTGATTTTGACCGCGTGCAGAATGTAACATTTGCAAATAACACATACAGCAATGTGACAATACCCAGCGTCAACCCCGCTGTGATTGCACATACCGAGGCCAGCCCGACGCAGACGTGGGTCATAGACGCCAATGACAAACTACCGTTTGGAGCTAATGCACAAAGGGTGGATTCATTTGTACTAACCCAGCCATTGTTGGACGGTGCCGGTGGGTCCTATCACGGCGTGCCTTATGTGCAGGTCAAACAGGGACCTGATAAGGATCAAGTGCATTTGCAGTGGGAAAAACCATTGCGCGGTGCCGCATTGGTGCATATCCGGATTGATGATGCACTCTAA
- a CDS encoding non-heme iron oxygenase ferredoxin subunit produces MSQWIDACATDDVDDEDLIAWMHNGRNYAIYNTEKGYFASDLMCTHEEQSLEDGMVIDCVIECPLHGGRFDICTGKALSAPCTTDLVTYPVKVEAGRVFIALD; encoded by the coding sequence ATGAGCCAATGGATTGATGCCTGCGCAACCGATGATGTTGACGACGAAGATCTGATTGCTTGGATGCACAATGGCCGTAACTACGCAATTTATAACACAGAAAAAGGGTACTTTGCCTCGGATTTGATGTGCACTCATGAAGAGCAGAGTTTGGAAGATGGGATGGTGATTGATTGCGTAATTGAATGCCCATTGCATGGTGGCCGATTTGATATTTGCACTGGCAAAGCTCTGTCGGCACCCTGCACGACTGATTTGGTCACATATCCGGTGAAAGTTGAGGCGGGTCGGGTGTTCATCGCGTTGGATTAG